TACGTTGAGGTGGTGGTGATGGACGGAATCGAACCGCCGACACAAGGATTTTCAGTCCTTTGCTCTACCAACTGAGCTACATCACCTAAACGTGGGTGCAAAAGTACGTGACCATGTTGATTTTGCAAGCGATTGATCATTAATTTTTCGAATAAACTGTAGTTGCCTGATTTACGGTATTGATTATCAGGCTAGATGCGTATCTAACGAATGGAAATTTTTCAGCAAATTTTGTTTGTCGCGGCACTGGCTGCGACAGCATGGTATATCACCAAACGCATTAAACTCATTGCGAGGGCAATTAATCTCGGTCGACCAGAGAATCGATTTGACCACGCCGACGAACGGTTGAAGACGATGCTGCTCGTCGCCTTTGGGCAGAAGAAGATGTTTGCCAACCCATTGGTGGGTGTCATGCACTTCGTCATATATGCCGGATTCATCATCATCAATCTCGAAATTCTCGAAATCATTCTCGATGGCATTCTGGGCACACACCGATTGTTCGCGCCGTACATTACACCTGTGTATCCAATCCTGATCGACATGTTCGAGGTGCTTGCCTTTGGTGTGCTGGCGGTCTGTGTCGTATTCTTATGTCGTCGGTTTATTGCCCGCGTCAGTCGTTTGCAAGCCAGTCGGCACCGCGAACTACGGGGATGGCCTGTTTCTGATGCAACAATTATCCTAACCGCCGAAATTCTGCTGATGATCGCGTTTCTGACCTGGAATGCGTCCGATAGTGTGCTGCGTGATCGGGGCGTTGGCCACTACGGTGAGTTGCAGGGCATTGTGCCGGACTTCTTAATCAGCCAATACCTCAAACCGCTCTTCACCGGTTTCAGCGATACGGCGCTGGTCGCTTACGAGCGTACGTCGTGGTGGCTGCACATTCTGGGTATTCTGGCTTTTGCGGTATACGTGACCTACTCGAAGCATTTACACATTGCGCTGGGCTTTCCGAACGTTTATTTCTCCGACCTACAGCCCAAAGGCGAAATGCAGAATATGCCCGAAATTACCAAAGAGGTGCAGTTGGCGCTGGGATTACCCGTTACGACCGAGGCTGATGGCGCGCAGGCGAATGATAATGGGGAGCAGCCGCCGGCTGAGGTAGGTCGATTTGGGGCCAAAGACGTGCAGGATCTAAAGTGGATCAACCTTATGAACGCCTATAGCTGTACCGAATGTGGTCGCTGTACGGCAGCCTGTCCGGCCAATATTACCGGTAAAAAGCTATCGCCCCGTAAAATCATGATGGACACCCGCGACCGGCTTGAAGAAATTCAGCAGGGATGGCAAACGAACGGGCCTGACTACCGGGATGAAAAATCGCTGCTGAACGATTACATCACCGCCGAAGAACTCAATGCCTGCACGACCTGTCAGGCGTGTGTCAATGCGTGTCCAATCAATATTAACCCACTGGATATTATCCTGCAATTGCGTCGCTACCGGGTTATGGAAGAATCGCAGGCCCCCGCATCCTGGAACGCTATGTTCAGTAACATTGAAAATAACATGGCACCCTGGAAGTTCTCGCCGAGCGACCGGTTCAATTGGGCCGATCAGGTAAATGACGCTAACTAAGTGCTTGATCTACTCAATCACCGGCCACCGTGGCTGTAAGTGACAGGTAGCGGCCAACAACTAAACATCATGACACAGGAAGTAAAAACATACACGGTTCCGACAATGGCTGATATGGCTGCGTCGGGAGAGGAGCCGGAAATTCTATTTTGGGTCGGTTGTGCTGGCTCTTTCGATGATCGTTACAAACGTGTGACGATCGCCTTCGTGCGCATTCTCAACCATGTCGGCATTAAGTTTGCCGTTCTGGGGCCGGAAGAAGGGTGTACCGGCGATCCGGCCCGTCGGGCGGGGAACGAGTTTTTGTTCCAGATGCAGGCGATGTCGAATATACAGGTACTGAATGGCTATAATGTCAAGAAGATTGTAACGGCTTGCCCGCATTGTTTTAACACGCTCAAGAACGAGTATCCCGAACTGGGCGGGAACTATGACGTGATTCACCATTCGCAGTTTTTGCAGGGCCTCATCAATGAAGGACGCGTGCGAGTAAAGGATGGTGAATCGTTCAAAGGACGACGAATCACGTTCCACGACTCGTGTTACCTTGGCCGGGCCAACAAGGTATACGAAGCGCCCCGCGATGTGCTGGCCGCACTGGATGCTGATCTGGTCGAGATGAAGCGGGTACGGGCCAATGGACTTTGCTGCGGAGCGGGCGGGGGGCAGTATTTCAAAGAACCCGAAGCCGGCAAAAAGGATGTGAACGTTGAACGGGTTGAGGAAGCGTTGGGGACGGGTGCCGATACAATTGCCGTGGCGTGTCCGTTCTGCATGACCATGATGACTGACGGTGTCAAGAATAAGAACAAAGAAGACTCGGTTAGGGTTTACGACATTTCGGAACTGATTGCTCAGGGGCAGGGACTTTAAACGGGGATGAATGTTGTTGATACGTTCCTTGTTGATTAGCTTTAGTACACCAGCAACTCAGTCTCAATTTTTCCTTTAAAAAATGTACGCAGATTTTGATAAACTCCCTGAAACGGCCCGCGTGTGGGTCTACCAGGCGAATCGCTCCCTGTCAAACGAGGAGGTAGCGGCCATTGCTGAAGCTCTCAAACCGGCTCTTAGTCAATGGGCGGCCCACGGTCAGCCATTGCTGGCGTCGGCACTGGTCATTGAAAACCGGTTCGTCGTCGTTGGTGTCGATGAAGGGTATAACCTGCCGAGTGGGTGCTCGATTGATTCATCCGTACGGACGTTGCAGGAAATTGGTCGCCAGCTCAGCGATGGCATTAATGCCGTTGATTTCTTCGATCGTTCAGCGGCTGTTCAGGCGGCCGATGGTTCGGTTGCAACCTACCCACTATCGACAATTAAAGAGGCCGTTGCCGATGGTTCATTAACGCCGGATACTACGGTTTTTAACACGCTGGTTAAAACCAAAGCGGAGTTTTTGTCAGCGTGGCATGTCAGAGCTGCTGATTCTTGGCTAAAGCGTTATTTTAAATCTATACCTGCGTAACGTACGTAGATAGACGGGCCAATCAGCCGCTTACCAATTTGTTGGTAGCGGCTGATTGGCGTTAACAGCAAAGAAGTTTGAAACGTTCACTGCCAAATCGTCATATTCGATTGATTTTGAGCTTTGTTTTGAACAAAGGAGTGATTTTTGCAGTCCAACTCAAATAAGGCTCTACGAATTGGTTGTGTATAATTATTGAATTCGTTGAGTATTGCCGACGGTAGAAGGCAATTAACTCTTACTTTTATGGCGACCATACAAGAAGCTATGTCAGATACGCCCACTCGCGACGACGACCAATTGCTACCCGAAGGCGATTCGATAGACCAGCCTTCGGCCGATACTCCTGCCCGCGGTTATACCGATGAGCAGAAATATCGGATTTTCAACAAGGAGTTTATGCCCCACATCGACTCCATGTACAACTTTGCTTTTCGCCTGACAACTGACGAGGACGATGCCAACGATCTCGTGCAGGATACCTATCTAAAGGCATTTCGGTTTATTTCATCGTTTGAGCAAGGAACTAACGCTAAAGCATGGCTGTTTCGGATACTGAAGAACAGCTTCATTAACGATTACCGGAAAAAGAGTAAGGAGCCAGCCAAAGTAGATTATCAGGACGTAGAAACCACCTACAATTCTGAAGATGCCGAAGCTGAACACACCGTCGACCTGCGGGCCGAGTCTGTTTCCGATCTGATTGGTGATGAAGTAGCAACAGCACTAAACTCGTTGCCGGTTGATTTTCGGACGGTAATTATTCTGTGCGATATTGAAGGGTTCACCTATGAGGAAATGGCCAAGATTTTGGATATTCCTATTGGCACCGTTCGATCTCGCTTACACCGCGCCCGGAACCTGTTGAAAGAAAAATTGCGTGATTACGCATCGTCAATGGGATATAATGAAG
This genomic window from Spirosoma agri contains:
- a CDS encoding 4Fe-4S dicluster domain-containing protein, giving the protein MEIFQQILFVAALAATAWYITKRIKLIARAINLGRPENRFDHADERLKTMLLVAFGQKKMFANPLVGVMHFVIYAGFIIINLEILEIILDGILGTHRLFAPYITPVYPILIDMFEVLAFGVLAVCVVFLCRRFIARVSRLQASRHRELRGWPVSDATIILTAEILLMIAFLTWNASDSVLRDRGVGHYGELQGIVPDFLISQYLKPLFTGFSDTALVAYERTSWWLHILGILAFAVYVTYSKHLHIALGFPNVYFSDLQPKGEMQNMPEITKEVQLALGLPVTTEADGAQANDNGEQPPAEVGRFGAKDVQDLKWINLMNAYSCTECGRCTAACPANITGKKLSPRKIMMDTRDRLEEIQQGWQTNGPDYRDEKSLLNDYITAEELNACTTCQACVNACPININPLDIILQLRRYRVMEESQAPASWNAMFSNIENNMAPWKFSPSDRFNWADQVNDAN
- a CDS encoding (Fe-S)-binding protein translates to MTQEVKTYTVPTMADMAASGEEPEILFWVGCAGSFDDRYKRVTIAFVRILNHVGIKFAVLGPEEGCTGDPARRAGNEFLFQMQAMSNIQVLNGYNVKKIVTACPHCFNTLKNEYPELGGNYDVIHHSQFLQGLINEGRVRVKDGESFKGRRITFHDSCYLGRANKVYEAPRDVLAALDADLVEMKRVRANGLCCGAGGGQYFKEPEAGKKDVNVERVEEALGTGADTIAVACPFCMTMMTDGVKNKNKEDSVRVYDISELIAQGQGL
- a CDS encoding sigma-70 family RNA polymerase sigma factor yields the protein MATIQEAMSDTPTRDDDQLLPEGDSIDQPSADTPARGYTDEQKYRIFNKEFMPHIDSMYNFAFRLTTDEDDANDLVQDTYLKAFRFISSFEQGTNAKAWLFRILKNSFINDYRKKSKEPAKVDYQDVETTYNSEDAEAEHTVDLRAESVSDLIGDEVATALNSLPVDFRTVIILCDIEGFTYEEMAKILDIPIGTVRSRLHRARNLLKEKLRDYASSMGYNEENEE